A single window of Pseudanabaenaceae cyanobacterium SKYG29 DNA harbors:
- the purQ gene encoding phosphoribosylformylglycinamidine synthase subunit PurQ, producing MKFGVVVFPGSNCDRDVAWVTQGLLGQKTVYLWHRESALAGVDVVILPGGFSYGDYLRCGALARSAPILRAVVDHAHRGGYVLGICNGFQILTEVGLLPGALVRNRNLHFICDRVRLRVERTDLSWTRNYDLHQIITLPIAHGEGCYYADRETLTRLQDNRQVVWRYVDNPNGSLQDIAGICNPQGNVLGMMPHPERAADRDLGSTDGLGLFTGLLASRIAV from the coding sequence ATGAAATTCGGTGTGGTGGTGTTTCCCGGTTCTAATTGCGATCGGGATGTGGCTTGGGTAACGCAGGGTCTGTTGGGACAGAAAACTGTTTATCTATGGCATCGGGAAAGTGCCTTGGCGGGGGTGGATGTTGTCATTTTGCCGGGGGGTTTTAGCTATGGCGATTACCTCAGGTGTGGGGCTCTAGCCCGATCGGCTCCTATCCTGCGTGCGGTAGTGGATCATGCTCACAGGGGGGGCTATGTCCTGGGTATTTGCAATGGGTTTCAGATTTTAACGGAAGTGGGGCTACTGCCGGGAGCATTGGTGCGTAACCGCAACTTGCACTTCATCTGCGATCGGGTGCGGCTGCGCGTGGAAAGAACAGATTTATCCTGGACGCGGAACTACGACCTGCACCAGATAATTACTCTACCAATTGCCCACGGGGAAGGCTGTTACTACGCTGATAGGGAAACTCTGACTAGATTGCAAGACAACCGACAAGTAGTTTGGCGTTATGTTGATAATCCCAATGGTTCCCTGCAGGATATTGCCGGTATCTGTAATCCCCAGGGCAATGTTTTGGGTATGATGCCCCATCCGGAACGGGCAGCTGATAGGGACTTGGGAAGCACCGATGGCTTGGGTTTGTTTACGGGACTGCTGGCTAGCCGTATCGCTGTTTGA
- the pstC gene encoding phosphate ABC transporter permease subunit PstC, giving the protein MSDTTNLLLSVTSQAALQRRKVRELREGFIQILLLLAAISSVLVTLGIMEILIFESIKFFTNPELKEVGVDNIFLDFFNLVNPQWTVLFEEKHFGILTLLSSTLLTSFIALVVAIPIGTTVAIFLSEFAIPSVREALKPILELLAGVPSVVFGYFALNVISPFIRSFNENIPGFNRLSAGIVIGIAIIPIISSIAEDAMRAVPNQMREGSYALGATRLNTAINVVLPAAFSGIVAAYILGVSRAVGETMIVAVAGGLQAIYSWNPLEGAATISAYIVQVSLGDIEFGSLEYESIFAAGLTLAVITLVLNLIGFFLIKKYKETY; this is encoded by the coding sequence GTGTCGGACACCACTAATCTTCTTTTATCTGTTACTTCGCAGGCGGCTCTCCAGAGACGGAAGGTCAGAGAGCTACGGGAAGGATTTATTCAGATTTTACTTTTACTAGCGGCGATCTCCTCTGTGCTGGTCACTTTAGGCATCATGGAGATTCTTATTTTCGAGAGCATCAAGTTTTTCACTAACCCAGAGCTAAAGGAAGTAGGCGTAGATAACATATTTTTAGACTTTTTCAATTTAGTTAATCCGCAATGGACAGTTTTGTTTGAAGAAAAGCATTTTGGTATTCTGACTCTACTTTCCAGTACTCTTCTGACTTCTTTCATTGCCCTAGTAGTAGCTATACCGATCGGGACTACGGTAGCGATTTTCCTTAGCGAGTTTGCCATACCTTCAGTTAGGGAAGCCCTAAAACCAATTCTGGAATTATTAGCAGGTGTACCGTCGGTAGTTTTTGGTTACTTTGCTCTCAACGTTATTTCTCCCTTTATCAGGTCTTTCAATGAAAATATTCCTGGATTCAATCGCCTCAGTGCAGGCATAGTCATAGGTATAGCCATTATTCCCATTATCAGTTCGATCGCGGAGGATGCTATGCGGGCTGTGCCCAACCAGATGCGGGAGGGTTCCTATGCTCTGGGAGCAACTCGCTTGAACACGGCAATTAATGTGGTTCTGCCGGCAGCTTTTTCCGGTATTGTTGCTGCTTACATTTTAGGGGTGTCTCGGGCAGTAGGGGAAACGATGATTGTAGCAGTGGCAGGGGGGCTGCAGGCGATTTACAGTTGGAATCCTTTAGAAGGGGCTGCTACCATTTCTGCTTACATTGTGCAAGTGTCTTTAGGTGATATTGAATTTGGTTCTTTAGAGTACGAAAGTATATTTGCGGCTGGGTTAACTTTAGCAGTGATAACCTTGGTTCTCAACTTAATTGGATTCTTCCTGATCAAGAAGTACAAGGAGACCTACTGA
- a CDS encoding ABC transporter substrate-binding protein: MIVQKIKSIGLWLLLPFLLLLCSGCGQVSPKPPVHITLWHGVNPPSNREVLQRLVDKFNQSQTEVFVEAIYVGQPDQQIPKILAAVVGNAPPDLLWYNPTLTGRLVELDAIAPIDDYLNNSPVAVDLDPALRSTMSLEGHLWSIPFGTNNVALFYRPSLFREAGIKELPRTWRDLEAVAAQLTRDIDGDGKTDRYALLLPLGKGEFTVFIWLPFLWSTGAELLPRLDSPGAIEALTLWQNLVKTGKALLSQPERGYEEENFFAGRVAMQISGSWALRYIASKGIDYGVMPLPYARIPTTVVGGENLFMLKTNPQRQKLAWKFMEYVLSEEFQTEWAIGTGYLPVNLRAQRHPRYQTYLQENPAMGIFLRQMSAGKSRPLVYSYPRLSENLGRAIEQVLLGKQTPAQALAQAQQRLQGTLK; this comes from the coding sequence ATGATTGTACAGAAAATTAAATCGATCGGGCTATGGCTTCTCCTCCCTTTCCTCTTACTTTTGTGCAGTGGCTGTGGACAGGTTTCCCCTAAACCCCCTGTGCATATCACCCTGTGGCATGGGGTTAATCCCCCCAGTAATCGAGAAGTTCTCCAACGGTTGGTGGATAAGTTCAATCAGTCGCAAACTGAAGTTTTTGTCGAGGCAATTTATGTGGGGCAACCAGACCAACAAATTCCCAAAATTTTAGCGGCGGTAGTGGGCAATGCTCCCCCCGACTTGCTGTGGTACAACCCCACCCTCACAGGCAGATTGGTAGAACTAGACGCTATCGCACCGATCGATGACTACCTCAACAACTCCCCTGTTGCCGTTGACCTTGACCCCGCCCTCCGATCGACTATGTCCCTAGAGGGTCACCTGTGGTCAATTCCCTTTGGCACGAATAACGTTGCTCTGTTTTACCGCCCTAGTTTGTTCCGAGAGGCTGGGATCAAAGAATTGCCCCGCACCTGGCGCGACTTAGAAGCCGTTGCCGCCCAACTCACCCGTGATATTGATGGGGATGGCAAAACCGATCGCTATGCTCTCCTTTTACCCCTGGGCAAAGGGGAATTTACCGTGTTTATTTGGCTGCCTTTTTTATGGAGTACGGGGGCAGAACTTTTACCGCGATTAGATAGCCCAGGAGCGATCGAGGCGTTGACCCTCTGGCAAAATCTTGTCAAAACAGGAAAAGCCTTACTCTCCCAACCAGAGCGGGGTTATGAAGAGGAAAATTTTTTTGCCGGGAGAGTAGCAATGCAGATTAGTGGTTCCTGGGCACTGCGGTATATCGCCAGCAAGGGAATTGACTATGGGGTGATGCCCCTACCCTACGCTCGTATCCCAACTACGGTAGTTGGGGGAGAAAACCTGTTTATGCTCAAGACCAACCCGCAACGGCAAAAACTCGCCTGGAAATTCATGGAGTATGTGCTCAGTGAGGAATTCCAGACGGAATGGGCTATCGGCACGGGCTATCTCCCCGTCAACCTCAGAGCACAGCGTCATCCCCGTTACCAAACCTATCTGCAGGAAAACCCCGCCATGGGCATTTTTCTCAGGCAAATGTCTGCAGGCAAAAGCCGACCCCTGGTCTACAGCTACCCCCGTCTGTCGGAAAATTTGGGCAGAGCGATCGAGCAAGTTTTACTAGGCAAGCAAACCCCTGCCCAAGCCCTAGCCCAGGCACAGCAGCGCCTACAAGGGACATTAAAATAA
- a CDS encoding VOC family protein codes for MKFHHVAIRTGDIWQAINFYECLGFVVEERFTAGITLACWMVSNGTRLELMQIPEPQPAPDCFFDEHYTGYYHLSFVVADLGATLQTLADKLGRLKLLLPPREQKIGDRIYKTAFIADIDGLPIELIEDSGAS; via the coding sequence GTGAAGTTCCATCACGTTGCTATTCGGACTGGGGATATTTGGCAGGCTATTAATTTTTATGAATGCCTGGGGTTTGTGGTGGAGGAGCGGTTTACCGCGGGAATTACCCTGGCTTGCTGGATGGTGAGTAATGGCACCCGTTTGGAGTTAATGCAGATTCCCGAACCACAACCTGCCCCTGATTGTTTTTTTGATGAGCATTATACGGGGTATTACCATTTGTCTTTTGTGGTTGCGGATTTAGGGGCAACTTTGCAAACTTTGGCAGATAAACTGGGTAGGCTGAAGCTGTTGCTGCCTCCTAGGGAACAGAAAATTGGCGATCGGATTTATAAGACGGCATTTATTGCTGATATAGATGGGTTACCGATCGAATTGATTGAAGATAGCGGTGCTTCCTAG
- a CDS encoding metalloregulator ArsR/SmtB family transcription factor, giving the protein MTALTDCQIDKGLIVAGFHALSDPLRLQIVTLLQKRELCVCDLCERLAVSQSKLSFHLKVLRDANLIRARQQGRWMYYRLNPAQLLALGDFIKNLQDNCFAQVAPPCP; this is encoded by the coding sequence ATGACAGCCCTAACTGACTGCCAGATTGACAAGGGATTAATAGTAGCGGGTTTCCATGCCCTGTCTGATCCTCTTCGCCTCCAAATTGTCACCCTATTACAAAAACGGGAATTGTGCGTATGCGATCTCTGCGAACGTTTAGCCGTCAGTCAGTCTAAACTCTCCTTCCATCTAAAGGTATTGCGGGATGCTAATTTAATCCGCGCAAGACAACAAGGACGCTGGATGTACTACCGTCTTAACCCTGCCCAACTCCTAGCCTTGGGAGATTTTATCAAAAATTTACAGGACAACTGCTTTGCACAAGTCGCTCCCCCTTGCCCCTAG
- a CDS encoding SemiSWEET transporter produces the protein MAWVDILGYVAATLTTLSFLPQVIKVWQTRSTKDLSLTTLIGLNLGIFLWLIYGLVIKAMPVIAANAVTLALTLTMLFFKQRYG, from the coding sequence ATGGCATGGGTTGACATTTTGGGCTATGTGGCAGCCACCTTGACTACTCTTTCTTTTTTACCCCAAGTGATCAAAGTTTGGCAGACCCGCTCGACTAAGGATTTATCCCTCACTACTTTAATTGGTCTCAACTTAGGCATTTTTCTGTGGTTGATCTACGGTTTAGTGATTAAAGCCATGCCTGTGATTGCGGCTAATGCCGTGACCCTAGCTCTGACTTTGACCATGCTCTTTTTCAAACAGCGATACGGCTAG
- a CDS encoding NFACT family protein yields the protein MQPVDYTTLALVVGELNNVVVPARLEQVRQTDRFTLYLALKTVVGRRWLTCSWHPQAARLHLSQSVPKLPDTFTFSQQIWHQVGGLALVGVRLPQPWERVVVLEFAPRPQAPILWSLYLEIMGKHSNAILVNHNNTIVTAAHQVSPQQSRPRPILTGENYVFPPSQLLPSPNLAESFTSWQERLAVLEEPIAKVLFLRYRGLGKHLAEELCQRAGITPGLLTSQLHQLQWQALWQSWQFWLHCLSEHKYSWQEWEKSYSVLPKEENDRPNISLSQQLEQYYTRYLQLETGKQLAHRLHQIVSVQQQKLTEKIKELQTKLQQSEQADTIKHQADLLMANLHLVSHGVATVRLRDFGNDGEVEIKLDPALTPSQNAQKLYKVYQKQKRARDVIRPLLQKNQQELDYLSNIDTALTYLEGHELELLKEIQQELIENGYGKVSEMEFYRPPKAKPDINCYRYPTPQGNEVWIGRNNFQNDSLTFKIATDYDLWFHALEIPGSHVLLRLKPGQEPDREELEFAANLAAFYSKARYSDQVAVIYTKPRCVFKPKGAKPGMVVYKNETLIWARPHLVSLPDNGGDRI from the coding sequence ATGCAACCCGTTGACTACACTACCCTCGCCCTAGTGGTGGGGGAGCTGAACAATGTGGTTGTTCCCGCTCGCTTGGAGCAGGTACGGCAGACCGATCGGTTTACCCTTTATCTGGCTCTCAAAACAGTAGTGGGGAGAAGATGGCTCACCTGTAGTTGGCATCCCCAGGCAGCGAGACTACACCTCAGTCAGTCCGTACCCAAACTACCTGATACTTTTACCTTTAGTCAGCAGATTTGGCATCAGGTAGGTGGATTAGCCTTAGTGGGCGTTCGCCTGCCCCAGCCCTGGGAAAGAGTAGTAGTCCTGGAGTTTGCCCCACGTCCCCAAGCTCCCATCCTCTGGAGCCTATACCTGGAAATCATGGGCAAGCATAGTAACGCTATTTTGGTCAATCACAACAACACGATCGTTACCGCTGCCCACCAGGTTAGCCCCCAGCAGTCCCGCCCTCGTCCCATCCTCACTGGGGAAAATTACGTATTTCCCCCCTCCCAATTACTCCCCAGTCCCAATCTGGCAGAATCTTTTACCAGTTGGCAGGAACGATTGGCCGTCCTAGAAGAACCGATCGCTAAAGTTCTCTTCTTACGTTATCGCGGTCTCGGCAAGCACCTAGCAGAGGAACTGTGTCAGAGAGCAGGTATCACCCCCGGTCTCCTCACCAGTCAATTACATCAATTGCAATGGCAGGCATTGTGGCAAAGCTGGCAATTTTGGTTGCACTGTTTAAGTGAGCACAAATATAGCTGGCAGGAGTGGGAAAAGAGTTACTCCGTGTTGCCCAAGGAGGAAAACGATCGACCGAATATCTCCCTCAGTCAGCAGTTGGAACAGTACTATACGCGCTACCTCCAGTTAGAAACTGGTAAGCAACTTGCCCATCGGTTGCATCAGATTGTGAGTGTTCAGCAACAAAAACTAACAGAGAAAATCAAGGAATTGCAGACCAAGTTACAGCAGTCGGAGCAAGCCGACACAATTAAACACCAAGCTGACTTGCTCATGGCCAATCTGCATCTAGTCAGCCATGGCGTGGCAACCGTTAGATTGCGGGACTTTGGCAACGATGGAGAAGTAGAAATCAAACTTGATCCTGCCCTTACTCCCAGTCAAAATGCCCAAAAGCTCTACAAAGTTTACCAAAAACAAAAACGTGCCCGCGATGTGATTCGCCCACTACTACAAAAAAACCAACAGGAACTAGACTACTTAAGCAACATTGATACAGCCCTCACCTACTTGGAAGGACATGAGCTAGAACTATTAAAGGAAATCCAACAGGAGCTAATAGAAAATGGCTATGGCAAAGTCTCAGAGATGGAATTTTATCGCCCCCCCAAAGCCAAGCCAGACATTAACTGCTACCGCTACCCCACCCCCCAGGGCAATGAAGTTTGGATCGGTAGAAATAACTTCCAAAATGATAGCCTGACCTTCAAAATTGCTACTGACTATGACCTGTGGTTTCATGCTTTAGAAATTCCAGGCAGCCATGTTTTACTTCGCTTAAAACCAGGACAAGAACCCGATCGGGAAGAACTGGAATTTGCTGCTAACCTAGCCGCCTTTTACAGCAAAGCCAGATACAGTGACCAGGTGGCAGTAATTTACACCAAACCCCGCTGCGTCTTCAAACCCAAAGGGGCAAAACCAGGTATGGTTGTTTACAAAAACGAAACCCTAATCTGGGCTAGACCCCACCTAGTTTCTCTCCCTGACAATGGCGGGGACAGGATTTGA
- a CDS encoding AAA family ATPase, producing the protein MKDELLILLKAQYPLIHLVTPEEERAEKVIADLAQKELNRSVYVWTITRGLVDLQQKENQNPVHSSTKAIDPALHWIMAQKNPAIYVLKDFHPYIANPEVTRLLRDTIREFKNSEKAIILLSPFQMAIPPEIEKDIVVLDLPLPSVEELEAVLDRQLLANKCRRLSGEAREKLVRAVLGLTHDEAEKVYRKAYVSNGKLTEQEVEIVLSEKQQIIRRNGILEYLPPEEGMEAVGGLEELKDWLQKRANAFSQKARAYGLPQPKGILLLGVPGCGKSLIARTTAQLWSLPLIRLDIGRVYDGSMVGRSEANLRGALKVAESLAPVILFIDEIDKAFAGGGSSVDSDGGTSSRIFGTFLTWMQDKKSPVFVMATANRIDKLPAEFLRKGRFDELFFVDLPSFREREEIFRIHLKKRRQDISRFDVAELAANTEGYSGAEIEQAVIAAMYEAFAQDREFGQLDVLAAIKSTTPLSRTMTEQMSALRDWARTRARPAAAPIAEYQRLEF; encoded by the coding sequence ATGAAAGATGAACTGCTAATCCTGCTAAAGGCGCAATATCCCTTGATCCACCTGGTCACTCCCGAAGAGGAGCGGGCGGAGAAAGTAATCGCTGACCTGGCACAAAAAGAATTAAATCGCAGCGTCTATGTCTGGACAATTACCAGGGGTTTAGTGGATTTACAACAGAAGGAAAATCAAAACCCAGTGCATTCTAGTACTAAGGCGATCGACCCTGCCCTGCACTGGATTATGGCACAAAAGAACCCTGCTATTTACGTCCTCAAAGATTTTCATCCCTACATTGCCAATCCTGAGGTGACAAGACTGCTGCGGGATACAATTCGGGAATTCAAAAACAGTGAAAAGGCAATAATTCTACTGTCTCCCTTCCAAATGGCTATTCCCCCCGAGATTGAGAAGGACATAGTGGTGCTAGATTTGCCCCTACCTTCGGTGGAGGAATTGGAGGCGGTACTCGATCGGCAGTTGCTGGCTAACAAATGTCGGCGGTTGAGCGGGGAGGCAAGGGAAAAGTTGGTAAGAGCCGTTTTGGGTTTGACCCACGATGAAGCGGAGAAAGTCTATCGTAAGGCTTACGTCTCTAATGGGAAACTAACGGAACAAGAAGTAGAGATTGTTTTATCAGAAAAGCAGCAAATTATTCGCCGCAACGGCATTTTAGAGTATCTGCCCCCTGAAGAGGGTATGGAGGCGGTAGGGGGGTTAGAGGAGCTAAAGGACTGGCTCCAGAAGCGAGCAAATGCCTTTTCCCAGAAAGCCCGTGCCTATGGTTTACCCCAGCCCAAGGGCATTCTCTTACTGGGGGTACCTGGTTGTGGCAAGTCCCTGATTGCCCGCACGACGGCACAATTGTGGTCGTTGCCTCTGATTCGCTTAGACATAGGGAGGGTATACGATGGCTCAATGGTAGGGCGATCGGAGGCGAATCTAAGGGGGGCATTGAAGGTAGCAGAATCCCTAGCGCCAGTTATTCTCTTCATCGATGAAATTGATAAAGCTTTTGCGGGGGGTGGCAGTTCTGTGGATTCTGATGGTGGTACCTCCTCTCGTATCTTTGGCACGTTTCTGACCTGGATGCAGGACAAGAAGTCCCCTGTATTTGTGATGGCGACTGCTAACCGTATTGACAAGTTGCCGGCAGAATTTCTACGCAAGGGGCGCTTTGATGAATTGTTCTTTGTGGATTTACCCAGCTTTAGGGAACGGGAGGAAATCTTTAGAATTCACCTGAAGAAGCGGCGGCAGGATATATCCCGTTTCGATGTGGCGGAGTTAGCGGCAAACACGGAGGGCTATTCTGGTGCTGAGATTGAACAGGCAGTTATTGCCGCCATGTATGAAGCTTTTGCTCAAGACCGGGAGTTTGGGCAGTTGGATGTTCTAGCAGCGATTAAATCGACTACGCCCCTCTCCCGTACTATGACTGAGCAGATGTCTGCCCTACGGGACTGGGCAAGGACGCGTGCCCGACCAGCGGCAGCACCGATCGCGGAATATCAGCGATTGGAGTTCTAA
- a CDS encoding GNAT family N-acetyltransferase: MPLCIRRAQYLDTYGIGQLLSLTFYPWAQWLAPLMDLLVALDVQSRFQEPNSHYLCVVALSYGQVIGTVEISVRTMAIGRVPYLFNLAVHPRWRGQGIATKLLQASEEMILNWHFPYLYLHVLASNKIAQKLYYRSGFECCQVEKRWFRPDRLLLRKALG; the protein is encoded by the coding sequence ATGCCCCTGTGTATTCGCCGCGCCCAATATCTTGATACTTACGGTATCGGACAGTTACTCAGTTTAACCTTTTATCCCTGGGCACAGTGGCTAGCACCCCTCATGGATTTACTAGTAGCATTGGATGTACAAAGTCGCTTCCAGGAACCCAATAGTCATTATCTCTGTGTCGTTGCCCTCAGCTATGGGCAGGTAATCGGAACTGTAGAAATCTCTGTGCGCACCATGGCAATTGGTAGAGTACCTTATCTATTTAATTTAGCTGTGCATCCCCGTTGGCGTGGTCAGGGTATTGCTACAAAATTATTACAAGCCTCGGAAGAGATGATTCTGAATTGGCATTTTCCCTACCTCTATCTCCACGTTTTGGCTAGCAATAAAATTGCCCAGAAACTGTACTACCGATCGGGATTTGAGTGCTGTCAAGTGGAAAAGCGGTGGTTTCGTCCCGATCGTTTACTGCTAAGAAAAGCTCTAGGCTAG
- a CDS encoding PstS family phosphate ABC transporter substrate-binding protein: MNFSSRGLLVASVLAIASVMPSQVMAQKVIKMDGSSTVFPFSEAVAAEFQKQNPGIRVTVGVSGTGAGFRKFCNGETDISNASRPISKREMETCNRNGIKYIELPVAFDGLTVVVNPQNTWATNLTVEELKRIWEPGSKINNWKDVRPGFPDVPLRLYGAGTASGTFDYFTEAIVGKAKASRTDYTASEDDNVLVQGVARDRGGLGYFGKSYYEENKDKLKAVAIVNPKTNRPVMPSDETVLDGSYQPLSRPLFWYVNAESANRDEVTKFVLFTMRNAPSLAKKADVVPLSAADYRAVLNNVFTKRKIGTVFGGEQQIGATVKEIIAKEAKE; the protein is encoded by the coding sequence ATGAACTTCTCCAGTCGTGGTTTGTTGGTAGCCTCTGTCCTGGCAATAGCTTCTGTGATGCCTAGCCAGGTGATGGCGCAGAAAGTAATTAAGATGGATGGCTCCAGCACTGTATTTCCCTTTTCTGAAGCTGTAGCGGCTGAATTTCAGAAGCAAAACCCTGGTATACGTGTCACGGTGGGTGTATCTGGTACGGGTGCTGGTTTCCGTAAGTTCTGCAACGGTGAAACGGATATTTCTAATGCTTCCCGTCCTATTTCCAAGCGGGAGATGGAAACCTGTAACCGCAATGGTATTAAATATATCGAACTGCCCGTTGCTTTCGATGGTCTCACGGTGGTAGTTAATCCCCAAAACACTTGGGCTACCAACCTAACGGTGGAAGAATTGAAGCGGATTTGGGAGCCTGGCTCCAAGATCAACAACTGGAAGGATGTCCGTCCTGGGTTCCCTGATGTGCCCCTACGGCTCTATGGTGCAGGTACGGCTTCTGGTACATTTGACTACTTTACAGAAGCGATCGTGGGCAAGGCTAAAGCCAGTCGCACTGACTACACCGCCAGTGAAGATGACAACGTATTGGTACAAGGTGTAGCAAGAGACCGCGGTGGTTTGGGCTACTTTGGTAAGTCCTACTATGAAGAGAACAAGGACAAGCTGAAGGCAGTAGCAATTGTTAACCCCAAGACTAACCGCCCTGTAATGCCTTCCGACGAAACAGTGCTAGATGGCAGCTATCAGCCTTTGTCCCGTCCTCTATTTTGGTATGTGAATGCCGAGTCTGCTAACCGGGATGAAGTAACCAAGTTCGTGCTCTTCACTATGCGCAATGCTCCCTCTTTGGCTAAGAAAGCCGATGTAGTGCCTTTGTCTGCAGCTGACTACAGAGCAGTACTGAACAACGTTTTCACCAAGCGCAAAATCGGAACTGTGTTTGGTGGTGAGCAACAAATCGGTGCTACAGTAAAAGAGATCATTGCCAAGGAGGCTAAGGAATAA
- a CDS encoding DUF1257 domain-containing protein codes for MSHFSTLRTKVSNAEILKQSLRDLGLTVKTDADVRGYNGQRLRADIVAVLEGDYDLGWTRNSDGTFDLIADLWGVAKKHNQTELINAINQKYAINKTLAEVKQAGLSGAKVQMVVQK; via the coding sequence ATGTCTCATTTCAGCACTTTGCGCACAAAAGTTTCTAACGCCGAAATCCTCAAGCAGTCTCTGCGGGATTTGGGTCTGACCGTGAAGACCGATGCTGACGTGCGTGGTTACAACGGTCAACGTCTCCGCGCTGACATTGTGGCTGTTTTGGAAGGCGACTACGACCTGGGTTGGACTCGCAACAGCGATGGTACCTTTGACCTGATTGCTGACCTCTGGGGTGTGGCTAAGAAGCACAACCAAACTGAGCTGATCAACGCCATCAACCAGAAGTATGCCATCAACAAGACCTTGGCTGAAGTTAAGCAAGCTGGCTTGAGCGGCGCTAAGGTACAGATGGTAGTCCAAAAGTAA
- a CDS encoding Uma2 family endonuclease: MTTATAVLPTWRAGTWEDFLVLLQQPAYQYAKAYYWQGAYQLVMGVGAQHGDINAVILLLLSFYCTLRAIPYRAFVNTSYRKEAVCEFQPDVFCYFLELQVPTGSCIVNLEEYQPPDLVIEVADTSLADDLGIKRMLYEEIGIREYWVVDAQRLEIFAFAIESNLGSRRIGESVVLSGLSLQAVTEALQKSQTLDHSQLGQWWMERLAH; the protein is encoded by the coding sequence ATGACTACCGCTACTGCAGTTCTGCCGACCTGGCGGGCTGGTACCTGGGAAGACTTCTTAGTATTGTTGCAGCAGCCAGCTTACCAGTACGCTAAAGCTTATTACTGGCAAGGAGCCTATCAACTTGTTATGGGTGTGGGGGCGCAGCACGGTGACATCAACGCGGTCATCCTGCTTTTGCTGAGTTTCTATTGCACACTGCGCGCCATCCCTTATCGCGCTTTTGTGAATACCAGCTATCGCAAGGAAGCAGTGTGCGAGTTTCAACCAGATGTGTTCTGTTACTTTCTGGAATTGCAGGTGCCTACAGGCAGTTGTATTGTCAACCTGGAGGAATACCAGCCGCCTGACTTAGTAATTGAAGTAGCGGACACTTCTTTAGCAGACGACCTGGGCATCAAGCGGATGCTATATGAAGAAATAGGCATTCGCGAGTATTGGGTCGTGGATGCCCAAAGACTGGAAATTTTTGCCTTTGCCATCGAAAGTAACCTTGGCAGCCGCAGAATCGGTGAATCTGTTGTTTTGTCCGGCTTATCGTTGCAGGCTGTCACAGAAGCCTTACAGAAAAGTCAGACCCTAGACCACAGCCAACTCGGTCAATGGTGGATGGAGCGCCTCGCTCATTGA